Sequence from the Neomonachus schauinslandi chromosome 9, ASM220157v2, whole genome shotgun sequence genome:
CCCTAGGGCCTACGCAGCCTATCTAAGGTGAAGATTCATGCACAAAGGGCCAGTGAAGAATCATTCAGGGCAGTAGGGGAACTGAGGGCCAGCCTGGAAAGCTCGAGAGCCCTGACGGGAGCCCGGGTTAGCTCCCCGAGGCTGCTGTAACAGGCCCCACAAACGAGGGTTTGGCAACAGCAGAAATCTGTTCTctcggttctggaggccagaagcccaaCAGCAAGGTGCCGGCAGCGCCACACTccctgaaggctctagggaagggTCCTCCCCTGCCTCTGAGGTTCTGCTGGCTCTGGGGACTCCTCTCATCTCCgcctctgtggtcacatggcctgttcctcttccctctgtctctctgtgtgtctctgtgtgtccttagaaggacacttgtcattgggtTTAGGGTCCACCTAGATAATCTAGattgatctcatcttgagatccttaacttaattacaccGGCAAAGGCCCTTTTtcaaataagttcacattcacAGGATTCAGCAGTTAAGGCGCAGACATATCTTTTGAAGGGTCGCCATTCAGCCCCCTACAGCACCCAAGCACATTCTAATGATGGACACTAGACACTGTCTCATCCAGTCCTTCCAATTCTAAGGCCAAGGTGCCAggattatccccattctacagaagaggaaactgaggcttagagagggaTCGTGATGTCTCCAAGGCCTCACCCTCTTTGCAAACACCCAGTTATTAATttgtggagccaggattcaggaGCAGCCGTGGGACCCCCAGGGCCACCTCCATGCTGCCCTCCAGGGGCACATTAGCACAGAACGTGGTTAGGGCTGGCGCCTGATGGAGATGAGGGGAAACATCACACCCAGGTAGGGCGAGCAGCTTAGTGGAGAGAGCTGCTCAGACTTCCCTTGATTGGCCGGGAGAAGGctgcctcctccagcctcagTTCTCTTTGCACAGGAAGAACTATGAGGCCTTATGCGAAATGTATATAAAGATTCAGCCCCTTCTGGAAAACCTGCACCGGAACTTTATGGAGACTCGGAATACCATCGGTGAGCTAGTCGGGTGGGCAGGGCTCCGGAGGGGGTAGTGCCTGAGGGCATGCCTGCCTGCTCCTCAGTCATATCCAGGGGCAGATGATTCCCCGGTTCCTGGGAACTGCCTTGAATTCTGGAATTCTGCTGGCTAAATCCTAGTTAGTCCATCCACCATCTCTCCTGGGGGCTCCTATATGCCTAGCGTCATATTCCCTTGAGTGCATGCTATTCCTGCTGCTTTGTCTTCATCTCCCCTTTGGTCTTGAACTAGGCTGGATTTCAATTGGATGGGGCCagtggagtggggatgggggttgggCGGCATTCTTGGCAGAAGGTATGGCCTAGTCAAAGATTTGGAGGTGGGGACAAAGCCGGGCAGCTCAGGGTGTGGTGCTGGGCAGAGTCTCGTGGGTGGATGCCGTTTTTACAACCCCCTCCAGGGTGTCCTGGGTCCTGCCCTTTGGGGAATAAACTCATTCATGGCCCCTCTGTTGAGGTGATCTGGTGCCACCTACCTGTCTCTTGTCCCCAACCTAGCATATGACATTCAGAAACTCTATGACAAAGACCCCCTAGGCAACGTCATTATCGACAAGAAGAGACTGGAGAAAATCTTGCTCCTGAGTTATGTCTGCAATACCCAGGCAGGTGGGCCACAGGGCTGAGCCTCTCCTCAGCCCCCTCTTCTCAATTCCTTCCTGGAATCCCTTCCCTGCCCAAGCCCAGGCTCACCCGTCCtcactgtcccccacccccaccccagagtaCCAGCAGGGCTTCCACGAGATGGTGATGCTTTTCCAGCTGATGGCGGAACATGACCACGAGACCTTCTGGCTTTTCCAGTTCTTCCTGCAGAAAACGGTGAGGGCTGGGCCTGAGCTCAGGGACCACCTCCCTGCCACTCACCAGACACCCCCTGGAGGTTAGGCAGGCAATGGGAGCCCCAGCTCTTTCCTCCAGCCCTGAAACAGCCCCTCTGGGTCCCAGAGGAGCCTGGGCAGGCAGCACTCACCCTAGTGAGTTTATGGGGCGTGGGTTGTATGTGTTGCAGGCACTGGAGTTGAGGAGGGGGCTGGAAGAGTGCTCTGGATCCAGCTCACACCAAACCTCGAAAGAGTGTAACTGGCCAGTCCCAGGGATGGCTCCCTCTCCTGGCATTCCCCTCCCAAAACATGGCTCTGCTCCCACAGATCCTCTCCATGGCTCCCCATCACCTTCGGAATAAATCCAATAACCTTGGCCAGGCATTCAAGGACCATCTTTGGCCTTCTCTCTCACTGCTCCCTTCACACGACCCGCACTTCAGGCCCACCAGGGGACGCAGGACTCCCCAGACACACCCCACAGTGATCAGGTTGAGGGCTTTTGAAGTTGCTTCTCTCCGGAACACCCTCCCTGGAAAGCCTTTCCTCATGGTCTGTGAGAGGCTGTCCAGATTGTCTCCATCCCTGCAACAATGTGCTCACTGCTCTTCCCCTGTCCCACCTGGTTCTGACCCACGGTGTGTGTGTGAAGGCATAACTGGGCTCACTGCATTGAGAGCCACACCTGAGACATCTCTggatccccacccccccacaccacacacataggtgcatacacatatacagacgaacacacctacacacacagatcacagagacacagacatgaggtgagtgtgcacacacacatacagacacccAGGCTCATACAGACATgagcccagcctggagccagcCACACACAAGGCCTCCAGAACTGAATTGTTGGTGAAGCAGGCTGGCcctcaagcagagaaagattaGGTTggcctcccacccacccatctcTCTCAGGAGCACAGCTGTGTTATCAAGATCGGAGTAGGCAAGAACCTGGACATGCTCAACACCCTGATCAACTTCTTGGACCCcgtgtttgctgagcacctaaGTGAGTGGACCACCCCCAACCTCCTGCAGACGTACAGCTCCCCCCACAGGGCAGGAATGAGAGGGACCCAGGACCCAGCCCCAGGTAGCAATGCCCTGTCATGGCGGTGAGAGAGCAGGATCCTTTGGTCTTCTCTCCGGGCCCTGGGAGGAGGGTTCATCTAGATGTGCGGTTGGAATCTGGACAGTTGAAAATTCACTCCAAACATTCTCCGAAGATAGTTGGCAACGTGAGAGCCAGGCATTTTGGGTTTCCCCTGTGTGTTCACGTGCCCTACTGTTCGGCCTGTCTGGGCGCTTCTGCTCTATCACGTGTGCCGCCCCTGGTTTCCCTGACCCGGGCCTCCGTCCGGGCTGACACCCCGTGTCTCTCTCTCCACaggagggaagggggcgggggccGTGCAGTCCCTCTTCCCCTGGTTCTGCCTCTGCTTCCAGCGTGCCTTCAAGTCCTTCGACGAcgtctggaggctctgggaggtgAGTCCTCCTTGGACGGAAGGGCTaggcccccacccctccagagGGCAGGGGGGAAGCCCGTTTCCTTGCTTCCTGACTTGGGATGGAGTTGAGCAGGTTAGGGTTTATGGGGCCTTGCTGGAGGAGGTGAGCGCATTAGCACGTCCTTCTGTTCATTCAGTCCCATCCAGGACCTTCTGCAGGGCAgcgagggcaggaggaggggccccTCAGCCTGTGCGGGTAAAGCCTGATCTgctttcctgcctcccctccccgcccatgcaggtctccctctgctctgcatccccagctgccccttcctctgccttcccctccatTTGAGTGCTGGCTCCCTGCGGAGCCCTCACTCATGGAGAAGGAGGGGCCCTCCAAGGGCAGGTCAAAGGTGCAGTTCTTTGATCATGGGCTATCAGCCCATGAACCCCCCCAGGAATAGACCCACTACCCATTTCTGCTCTGCCCAGCCCAACACTCAGCCTGGCATTCAGCGACCCACAAGTAAACTCCCACCCTCCTTAACCCTCCCTCATGGCCGGCTGGTTTCCATGCCCAAGTCCATGGCCACCCCCCAGACCTCTGGGGACACCCCTGGATTGTTGACTTATCAACCGTTGCTTTGCCAAAGCTCCACTCAAATGCTTTGGATAGTCACCGGGtcattctccctcctcctccttctccctcccctttctccctccctctccctttctctttccctccttccctctctcctcctctcctcctctagCTAATGAATTCCCTGAAGCTTTTTCTCTGAGTCCCCCAGTAGCCAGCACAGTACCTGGGACCCCCCAAGGTAGCACTTGCCTGAGTGAATGAGGGAGTCAGCAGTGAGGCCCGGGAACAGCTGACCCCGGGTGGGCCTGTGGTCAGCGGGCACCTCACCATCCGAAGGGCTGGGAGGCCCCAGCTGAGACTCGGGGGCTGCTGCAGGTTCTGCTGACGGGGAAACCCTGCAGAAACTTCCAGGTGCTGGTGGCCTACAGCATGCTGCAGATGGTGCGCAAGCAGGTGCTGCAGGAGAGCATGACCAGCGATGGCATCCTCCTGGTGAGAGCGCCCTCGGGCCAGGCCAGCCTCCCCGAAACCCCTGTGCCATCCCAGCCCTCGGGCCCTGGCAGGAACTGTGATGCCCTGAGCACGGTGCTCGTGCTTATATAGACCAACGCACGGAAACCCATGacaggccagaggcagagggaccaTAACCACCATGGCAGCACCCCGATTTAACgtaggaagaaactgaggccttgaATGCTTCTTAACCTCTAGGTTTACTGCCTCACAGTTAACCCCCTGGGCCCTAGGGTCCCCTGTGGCAAAAGACTGAGAGTTTTCTGACATTTCTAAAAAGCAACTGGAgtctgggttaaaaaaaatctagggtgGCAGCCCAATTATAAAACAAGATCTCCTTAGAAGCTCCTGAGACCCTCAGTGGAACCCTGGTACCCCTGAGAGCCCAGTATGAAAACAATATTTACCATCTCCCCACAAATACCACATTCCAGTGGTGAAATCGCCGGCGCTGTGCCAGGCTGGCTGGGGCGAGATCAGGTGGCCTCGGCACTGCCATGAGCAGTGGCCTTGTCCCCGGGAAGCAGCAGGAAGCTGCCTGTGCCCAGGGAGACCTGCTTCCTCCCGGGTTCCGTTCCCGGCACAGGCCTGCAACAACCTCATTGACCTTGACGCGGACGTGCTGATCTCTGCTGCCTGCTTGGTGTATGCTGAGCTCATCCAGAAAGATGTAAGTGGCCCTCATTAtttgccttcttcctcttcctcatccaAGAAGCCCTCTCTGATTTTCTGAGCCCAGCCCCGGCATATGGCAGGCATGTTCGGCTTCAGAGACACGGTTTGTGCCTTGTTCTCTGCCACTAGCCCATGGGTGTTGCTCTGCGTGGTCGGCTTCTGTTTGCATATGCAAATCCCACCTCCCCAGGGAGACGGCGCTGCCCAGCGACTCGGCCTTCACCCCTCGTGCCCTGCGTCCATCCCAGCGGGTCGGGCACAGGGCTGGGCGCCCTGGGGTTCAGTAGAATGTCACTGGCTGGACAGACTGAAGAATGAGAGCAACAGACCAACATGTGTCCACCTCAACCTGCCGGAACCCTCCTCTTCCCCAGGTTCCTCAGTCATTAAAGGACTTCTTTCTCTGAGGACTCTCGCAATGGACAGATGCCCTCAGCGGACAGGACGGAGGTGGTGCTTCAGCCGTGAAGTCCGACGGGGCGTTAGGGTGAGGGTGTAGGTAATACAACTACACTGGAAACAGCCTCTGGAGTCACAGTTTGTGGTGGGCAGTGTGTCTCCTGTGGACGCGTGAGGGCCGAGCGGAATGTCCAATACAGACAGAGGCCTGGTGGGCGAGCAGGGAGAGGTGAGGCAGAGAGGGGGCAGGCACACCGGGGAGACCCCGCCCGTCGGCCACTCGTCCACAGCTGAGGGTTTGCCAAGGCTACGGTGCCTCCACACTCGAAAGCACCTGGGTCAGGATAGAAACAGCTTCAAGAGCCTCCTTGCCTCCCGCGTAGGACAAACTGAACGCGTCTCATAGACCTGCTCCATCCCTGGACCAGGTCTTGAAAAGAGGTCCTGACCACAGGGCTTTGCACACACTCCACCATTTTCCCCCTCACGCCCAACACCGTGATCCCACGTTCAGCGGTTCGTCCACGGAAGGCAGTCTATGGAAGGACACGGCCCAGGTCTCTGGCTCGCAGGCCATTCCCCTCCTGGTTTCAAAGCCTCACAAGCACACGTCCACATCTCAGCCTGGAATGCCTCCTCTAACTAAAGACTAAACTCTTTTCTTTGGCCTTACTCAGTCTCTCTAGAGAACGCAGTCCAGTCACTCCCTGGGGCAGAGACTTGTGCAGCCCACCCTTCCCAGACGGTGCCACAGCCTGGAAACCCCTGCCCAGCCTGCTCTGCTCCGAGGGTGCCCTCAGGGAAGACAGGAGGATGGGCCAGAAGGGGCTGAACCtgcagaggggctggggctggcccgGTGTCCCCGTATCTGCTCTGTAAGTGTGTATTCCTGCATGCCTGTGCACGcatgcatgcaaacacacacacacacacacacaaccctgcCCAGC
This genomic interval carries:
- the TBC1D21 gene encoding TBC1 domain family member 21; protein product: MTTLSPENSLSARWSASFILVKRKPPIDKTEWDGFFDENGLLTKSRDLICVNILERGLHPYVRTEAWKFLTGYYSWQSSQDERLTVDSTRRKNYEALCEMYIKIQPLLENLHRNFMETRNTIAYDIQKLYDKDPLGNVIIDKKRLEKILLLSYVCNTQAEYQQGFHEMVMLFQLMAEHDHETFWLFQFFLQKTEHSCVIKIGVGKNLDMLNTLINFLDPVFAEHLRGKGAGAVQSLFPWFCLCFQRAFKSFDDVWRLWEVLLTGKPCRNFQVLVAYSMLQMVRKQVLQESMTSDGILLACNNLIDLDADVLISAACLVYAELIQKDVPQSLKDFFL